The stretch of DNA GCCAGCAGGAAGAAGTTGATGTGCACGGCCGGGCCATGGGCCGCCGGAGAGCTCCGTATCCTCAAAGCCATAGCGCACCGGCCTCCTTCAGTATGGGcacgagctcgccggagatgtgCACGGCCATGAGCCGGTCGAGGCCCCCGAGGAGCCTGCCCCCGACGAACACCGCCGGGAGCGCGACGTCGCCGTCGACGATCCCGGCGAGCTCCacctcgccggcgacctcgTGCACGGCGGGGTTGACCCCGAGCCCCTGCAGCAGCCGCTTCACGACGTGGCTGAGGCAGCACCCGCGCCTCCCCACCACCAGCACGGGGCTCTCCGCCACGGCCCGCCTCACctcctccctcgccgccgccgccggctgctgGGCAGgcaacctctccgccgccgcggcgacggcggcgtccACGACGGTCGCCGCCTCGGCGGCCatcggcgcggggcgcgggcgcggcggccacGGCCGGCTGGCGCCGTACGGGATGGCCTGGTACATTCTCCTCGGCGCGCGGCTTCTTGCAcgacttctttttttttcc from Panicum hallii strain FIL2 chromosome 3, PHallii_v3.1, whole genome shotgun sequence encodes:
- the LOC112886408 gene encoding monothiol glutaredoxin-S9-like; protein product: MYQAIPYGASRPWPPRPRPAPMAAEAATVVDAAVAAAAERLPAQQPAAAAREEVRRAVAESPVLVVGRRGCCLSHVVKRLLQGLGVNPAVHEVAGEVELAGIVDGDVALPAVFVGGRLLGGLDRLMAVHISGELVPILKEAGALWL